A section of the Primulina eburnea isolate SZY01 chromosome 1, ASM2296580v1, whole genome shotgun sequence genome encodes:
- the LOC140804038 gene encoding uncharacterized protein, with translation MTGSKEHLTDYVEIKSGRVTYGGGSKGRIVGKGTLNVDGLPELHNVLHVEGLNSNLISISQLCDDDLHVKFNKNNCEVFNDANVCVMSGTRSADNCYQLGEGDGCRSAKVSELDVWHQKLGHVSINTLKNLRKFDAVRDLTVKTPDADVEELLDISEALTRNSVESGVETSEATPSTTPPLNQTETVDNDNNDNDDVVINCEKEIPSKIQKNHPSSQIIGELHDGVQTRNKEKVDYRKMIGLLCLSSTFSQAPQAWYGRLAEYLINLGFKQGEVDKTLSFKN, from the exons atgaccgGATCTAAAGAACACCTCACGGATTATGTTGAAATAAAAAGTGGGCGTGTAACCTATGGTGGTGGTTCTAAAGGAAGAATTGTAGGCAAAGGAACCCTGAACGTTGATGGGCTTCCTGAACTTCACAATGTTCTACATGTTGAAGGacttaactcaaacttaataagcataagtcaactttgtgatgatgatttacatgttaagttcaataaaaataattgtgaaGTTTTTAATGATGCCAATGTTTGTGTAATGTCAGGTACTCGTTCAGCTGACAATTGTTATCAATTGGGAGAAGGTGATGGTTGCCGAAGTGCCAAGGTGAGTGAATTAGAcgtatggcatcaaaaactggGACACGTGAGTATCAATACCTTGAAGAATCTGCGTAAGTTTgatgctgtgagag ATCTGACGGTTAAAACACCGGATGCTGATGTAGAAGAATTGCTGGATATAAGTGAGGCACTGACCAGAAACAGTGTTGAGTCTGGTGTTGAGACCAGTGAAGCAACACCAAGCACAACACCGCCTCTGAACCAAACAGAAACTGTGGATAATGATAACAATGATAATGATGATGTGGTGAtcaattgtgaaaaagaaatTCCCAGCAAGATTCAGAAGAATCATCCATCATCACAAATAATTGGTGAATTACATGATGGTGTGCAAACAAGAAACAAAGAAAAGGTGGACTACCGCAAAATGATTGGTTTATTATGCTTGAGCTCCACGTTTTCCCAGGCTCCACAGGCATGGTATGGTAGGTTGGCCGAATACTTGATAAACCTGGGTTTCAAACAAGGTGAGGTTGACAAAACTCTTTCATTCAAAAACTga
- the LOC140804030 gene encoding uncharacterized protein, with protein MSFEASNSIPGTEIDNPLKRNSKDVGWEFADLVDPTNMDKLKCKLCGKITSGGIYRMKQHIANIKGNVAPCKKSSDEDKVKCKNAIEEARTKKKQKNTNEMMVREEVFLDEYEEVEGSLGTRRKPLNLGPMDRFASEINLDSSLSGSKKTTQQKNIIDALWKQRTHSVHQYVSRWVYESGIPFHAIDNDSFKRFVEAVGQFGPGYCPPSQYLLREPLLKEEVERTKSLLKKQEEEWILNGCSILTDAWTDRKRRSIMNLCVNCKEGTTFLSSREASDEAHTGNYIFEYVDKCIEEVGAQSVVQVVTDNASNNMAAKDLLKEKRPHIFWTSCATHTLNLMLQGIGNQSKFKGVIEKAKCFTIFIYAHHKTLSMMRKFTKKRDIVRPGVTRFATAFLTLQSLMEKKNELRAMVASEEWNVCKHSKSVKGKMSYNTALSASFWNGVSFCLKVFAPLVKVLRLVDGDKKPSMGFLYGELLRARDEIKMTFKNQELHYRPIIDIIDEKSRNRLDSPLHLAAYLLNPYYSFNDPSIGSEEVVTNGFFTCVESFFPDDIDSQSEVVNVEFLKYINKEGGFGRALAKAGCTKNDEKYDSGKNLIYFINFIACVFFCSLIVVDLCHLFI; from the coding sequence ATGTCTTTTGAAGCATCTAACTCAATACCGGGGACGGAGATTGATAACCCTTTGAAGCGTAATTCGAAAGATGTTGGATGGGAATTTGCGGACTTGGTGGATCCTACAAATATGGATAAGTTGAAATGTAAGTTGTGTGGTAAAATTACTAGTGGTGGAATTTATCGGATGAAACAACATATTGCCAATATCAAGGGAAATGTTGCCCCGTGTAAAAAATCTTCGGACGAGGATAAAGTGAAGTGTAAGAATGCTATTGAAGAAGCAAGaacaaaaaagaaacaaaagaatACAAATGAAATGATGGTGAGAGAAGAAGTTTTTCTTGATGAATATGAGGAAGTAGAAGGAAGTCTAGGGACAAGAAGAAAACCACTTAATCTTGGACCTATGGACCGATTTGCATCTGAAATTAACCTTGATTCTTCATTGAGTGGTAGTAAGAAGACGACTCAACagaaaaatattattgatgCACTTTGGAAGCAAAGGACACATAGTGTGCACCAATATGTATCTCGATGGGTGTATGAGTCTGGTATTCCTTTTCATGCCATTGACAATGATAGCTTCAAGAGGTTTGTAGAAGCGGTTGGTCAATTTGGTCCGGGTTATTGTCCTCCAAGTCAATACCTATTAAGGGAGCCCTTATTGAAAGAAGAGGTAGAAAGAACTAAAAGTTTATTAAAAAAGCAAGAAGAAGAATGGATTTTGAATGGTTGCTCAATTTTGACTGATGCTTGGACCGACCGAAAAAGAAGAAGTATCATGAATTTGTGTGTTAATTGTAAGGAAGGCACAACTTTCCTTTCTTCTAGGGAAGCATCAGATGAAGCACACACCGGgaattatatatttgaatatgTGGACAAGTGCATTGAAGAAGTTGGAGCACAAAGTGTAGTTCAAGTGGTAACGGACAATGCTTCAAATAATATGGCGGCGAAAGATTTATTAAAGGAGAAGAGACCACATATATTTTGGACTTCTTGTGCAACTCACACATTGAATCTTATGCTTCAAGGAATTGGAAACCAATCTAAGTTCAAAGGGGTGATTGAGAAGGCGAAATGTTTCACCATCTTTATTTATGCACATCACAAGACATTGTCAATGATGAGGAAATTCACCAAAAAAAGAGACATTGTGAGGCCGGGAGTAACAAGATTTGCAACCGCTTTTCTAACTTTGCAAAGCTTGATGGAGAAGAAAAATGAATTGAGAGCTATGGTTGCTAGTGAAGAGTGGAATGTATGCAAACATTCAAAGAGTGTAAAAGGGAAGATGTCATATAATACCGCTTTGAGTGCCTCTTTTTGGAACGGGGTAAGTTTTTGCTTGAAGGTGTTTGCTCCATTAGTTAAGGTGCTTCGTCTTGTTGATGGGGATAAGAAACCATCTATGGGTTTTTTGTATGGTGAATTACTTAGAGCAAGAGATGAGATTAAAATGACATTCAAAAATCAAGAGCTTCATTATCGTcccattattgatattattgaTGAGAAAAGTCGTAACCGGCTTGATAGTCCACTACATTTGGCCGCCTACCTCTTGAACCCTTATTACTCCTTCAATGACCCAAGCATAGGAAGTGAAGAAGTGGTCACAAATGGATTTTTCACTTGTGTTGAATCATTCTTCCCCGATGATATTGATAGCCAAAGTGAGGTAGTAAATGTGGAGTTTTTGAAGTATATCAACAAAGAGGGTGGATTTGGAAGAGCATTGGCTAAGGCGGGATGCACAAAAAATGATGAGAAATATGATTCGGGTAAGaacttaatttattttataaattttattgcttgtgtttttttttgttcTCTAATTGTTGTTGACTTGTGTCATTTGTTTATTTAG